A region from the Sandaracinus amylolyticus genome encodes:
- a CDS encoding phytanoyl-CoA dioxygenase family protein, which translates to MNGDLEPLSAQLVRDGVAILPALYPPATVARLRQTIAAVHAELGAPALYSRVPQWPRSTVEISGTGLVLHQLLGHAPALRRGLLDPRAVAVLRGALGDDMRLELVAALLCDHTRPFFEWHNHVGGIDDERFRRLGLRPAIERPERVAMLVYLDEMCVENGQLLIHPRRVSGASGPPHDRAARAWEGQLAVDAPAGTVVLMDQCCWHAVLPCAPRATPRMFVGLWFAAADAPRAHTTDTSLRRLHDADEVLASVLPRGGDRDA; encoded by the coding sequence ATGAACGGCGATCTCGAGCCGCTCTCCGCGCAGCTCGTCCGCGACGGCGTCGCGATCCTTCCCGCGCTCTACCCGCCGGCCACGGTCGCGCGCTTGCGGCAGACCATCGCGGCCGTGCACGCGGAGCTCGGCGCGCCTGCGCTCTACTCGCGCGTGCCGCAGTGGCCGCGCTCGACCGTCGAGATCTCGGGGACCGGGCTCGTCCTGCACCAGCTGCTCGGCCACGCACCCGCGCTCCGACGCGGCCTGCTCGACCCGCGAGCGGTCGCGGTGCTCCGGGGCGCGCTCGGCGACGACATGCGCCTCGAGCTCGTCGCGGCACTGCTCTGCGATCACACGCGGCCCTTCTTCGAGTGGCACAACCACGTCGGCGGCATCGACGACGAGCGCTTCAGGCGGCTCGGTCTCCGCCCCGCGATCGAGCGTCCCGAGCGCGTCGCGATGCTCGTGTACCTCGACGAGATGTGCGTCGAGAACGGGCAGCTCCTGATCCATCCGCGCCGCGTGAGCGGGGCGTCGGGACCGCCGCACGATCGCGCGGCGCGCGCATGGGAGGGACAGCTCGCGGTCGACGCTCCCGCGGGCACCGTCGTGCTGATGGATCAGTGCTGCTGGCACGCCGTGCTCCCCTGCGCGCCTCGCGCGACACCTCGCATGTTCGTCGGGCTGTGGTTCGCGGCGGCGGACGCGCCGCGCGCGCACACGACGGACACGTCGCTCCGTCGTCTCCACGACGCGGACGAAGTCCTGGCCAGTGTGCTTCCGCGCGGAGGCGATCGCGATGCGTGA